In one Bacillus thuringiensis genomic region, the following are encoded:
- a CDS encoding DUF3951 domain-containing protein — MILLTIGAILLTLFIFFIIGFVTFMMFVDKATPQIYYTPCESVTVKTKGKHRRKKS; from the coding sequence ATGATACTTTTAACGATAGGAGCAATTTTGTTAACGTTGTTTATTTTCTTTATTATCGGTTTCGTTACGTTTATGATGTTTGTTGATAAGGCGACACCTCAAATATATTATACACCTTGTGAATCAGTGACAGTGAAAACTAAAGGTAAACATAGAAGGAAGAAAAGTTGA
- a CDS encoding glycosyltransferase has protein sequence MSLSIYEGLGIIFFVIIMTYALAHKYLCSKKLLIILFLICNAIYLIWRTFYSLPTINLISIIAGIILLITEWAGYLQSIVFSIVSWKPYKRKEVPLSTFEKLPTVDIFIATSNEPIDLLKRTVAACTLISYPKELLNIYICDDGRRESVKQLAAEFSVQHITRTENKHAKAGNLNHAMLHSKGDIIVTMDADMIPRANFLERTIGYFSKNNVVFVQAPQVFYNADPFQYNLFFEDNIANEQDFFMRQLEEGKDRFNATMYVGSNALFRRTALEEIGGFATGVITEDMATGMLLQANKWETIFVNETLAVGLSPETFSDLLKQRDRWCRGNIQVVKKWNPFTIKGLSFMQRLLYADGIHYWFFGVYKMIFLLAPLLFLIFDIYSLEINFMHLFMFWAPAFLTSQLIFKAVSNKKRTTTWSHVYEVAMAPYMGFAILSETFLRKKFQFHVTRKGVQNNTRHFLWIASVPHLILLILTIIALIRATLMFLYPEQYHIERESLYINIFWVLYNGIAIVTSLFVAFERPRFRNSERFVVNLPGTLYAEDMIISCNVLDISETGARFELDSSIPFETLSSLSSYTLSFGEVKKIHSTKKWIQRQENSVQVGVSFDDVSHEQYCKLILHLFSKPVNDRVEKVYDKAFLTLAIASFIKNTKKAPRQFRRQHIREQLMSPGTLHMNGMPIEATIIDYSTGGCQVQTNIPLVIDQIIQVTMEERNIQKRNAQVCWIQKKGRKIYAGLKFTA, from the coding sequence ATGAGCCTTTCTATATACGAAGGTTTAGGCATTATTTTTTTCGTAATCATTATGACTTACGCCCTTGCACACAAATATTTATGCTCAAAAAAATTACTTATTATTCTATTTCTCATTTGTAATGCTATTTATCTTATTTGGCGAACTTTTTATTCGTTACCAACTATTAATCTCATAAGTATTATCGCTGGTATTATATTGTTAATTACAGAATGGGCTGGTTACTTACAATCTATCGTTTTCAGCATTGTTTCATGGAAGCCATATAAACGGAAAGAAGTACCATTATCCACTTTCGAAAAACTGCCTACTGTCGACATATTTATTGCAACTTCCAATGAACCGATCGATTTGTTAAAACGTACTGTAGCTGCTTGTACGTTGATTTCTTATCCGAAAGAGTTACTAAACATTTATATTTGTGACGATGGGCGCCGTGAAAGTGTAAAGCAACTTGCGGCAGAGTTTTCTGTTCAGCACATAACTCGCACAGAAAATAAGCATGCAAAAGCTGGAAATTTAAATCATGCGATGCTTCATTCAAAAGGTGATATTATCGTAACAATGGATGCTGATATGATACCACGAGCTAACTTTTTAGAGCGAACGATTGGTTATTTTTCTAAAAATAATGTTGTATTCGTACAAGCACCACAAGTTTTTTATAATGCTGATCCTTTCCAATATAATTTGTTTTTTGAAGATAACATCGCCAATGAACAAGATTTCTTTATGCGCCAGTTAGAAGAAGGAAAAGATCGCTTTAATGCTACGATGTATGTTGGTAGTAACGCCCTATTTCGCCGCACCGCTCTTGAAGAAATTGGAGGATTTGCGACTGGAGTTATTACTGAAGATATGGCAACTGGTATGCTACTACAAGCTAACAAATGGGAAACTATATTTGTCAATGAAACACTTGCTGTTGGATTATCCCCAGAAACATTTAGTGATTTATTAAAACAGCGTGACCGCTGGTGTAGAGGGAATATTCAAGTCGTAAAAAAATGGAATCCTTTCACTATAAAAGGATTATCTTTTATGCAGCGTCTTTTATATGCAGATGGAATCCATTATTGGTTTTTCGGTGTTTATAAAATGATATTTTTACTAGCACCGCTATTATTTTTAATATTTGATATTTATAGTTTAGAAATTAATTTCATGCACTTATTCATGTTCTGGGCACCTGCTTTTTTAACATCACAGCTTATTTTCAAAGCTGTTTCTAATAAAAAACGAACAACTACGTGGAGTCATGTGTACGAAGTTGCTATGGCTCCTTATATGGGATTTGCTATTTTATCAGAAACTTTCTTACGTAAAAAATTTCAATTTCATGTGACAAGAAAAGGAGTTCAAAATAATACAAGGCATTTTTTATGGATTGCAAGCGTTCCTCATCTCATATTACTCATTTTAACAATTATTGCACTGATTCGTGCAACACTTATGTTCTTATATCCTGAGCAATATCATATTGAAAGAGAAAGTTTATATATTAATATTTTCTGGGTACTATACAACGGGATAGCTATTGTCACTTCACTATTTGTAGCATTTGAAAGACCGCGTTTTCGAAATTCAGAACGTTTCGTAGTAAATTTACCAGGTACTTTATATGCCGAAGATATGATCATTTCTTGCAATGTCCTTGATATTAGTGAAACGGGGGCACGTTTTGAATTAGATTCCTCCATTCCATTTGAAACTTTATCAAGTCTATCTTCCTATACGTTATCTTTTGGCGAGGTAAAAAAGATTCATAGTACAAAAAAATGGATTCAAAGACAAGAAAATTCTGTACAAGTTGGTGTATCATTTGATGATGTATCCCATGAGCAATATTGTAAACTCATTCTTCATTTATTTAGTAAACCGGTTAATGACCGGGTGGAAAAGGTGTACGATAAAGCATTTCTTACACTAGCAATTGCATCTTTCATAAAAAACACAAAAAAAGCACCAAGACAATTTCGCAGACAACATATACGTGAGCAACTGATGTCTCCTGGAACATTGCATATGAATGGGATGCCGATTGAAGCGACTATTATCGACTATAGTACAGGTGGATGCCAAGTACAAACGAACATCCCACTTGTTATTGACCAAATTATACAAGTAACAATGGAGGAACGTAATATTCAAAAGAGAAATGCACAAGTGTGTTGGATTCAAAAAAAAGGTCGTAAAATATATGCTGGATTAAAATTCACAGCGTAA
- the flhA gene encoding flagellar biosynthesis protein FlhA: MFKIESARTYFSIFLAASFVVALLIPLPPFILDIIIVFLLSMSVLIYMRATSINEWDELKSFPTMLLLIGIFRVSINVSTTRAILTDGNAGHVIEEFGQFVIGGNLLIGIVIFTVLIIFQFIVANGASRTAEVAARFTLDSLPGKQMSIDADLNQRIISEKDAQAKRKKLNMETEFYGAMDGAGKFIKGDVIFGIVILFVNIIFGLIVGMMQQGMSFGEAALHYTQLTVGDGIVNQIGSLMLAISTGIIVTRVFDGSPDTVTEGIFKELLAHEVVVYALGGLFIAMGIFTPLPFLPFALVGGTIIFLGIRNKNRIKKEKEDELQKEIEMIQGEDEQLQQVEDSFGVFTDKYPIIVELGLDLAALVKQKINGETARDKVVLMRKSIITDLGINVPGINFKDNTSFRPRGRYIIRIKGAKAAEGVLKSGYLLALKTPNVMADLDAEPAKDPIFGEDGYWILEHMVQDAQMKGYQVLEPLSILITHLDVVVRRNLHELIQRQHVKDLINSLENDNGVLLEEIKKKEIDLSLVQNVIKQLLKEGISIRDLPTIIEGIIDGKEIYQNHVDGVTSFVRECISKVICENAKNPDGKIYAALFSDSIELDADVVNNSYQGYLLNWDLDLETRVVEQVQRVFKQARLMGREPVLLTRRKDFRFAIVRLLERYQVEAQVLCISELAPEIVVDQIAYIE; the protein is encoded by the coding sequence TTGTTTAAGATAGAGTCTGCAAGAACCTATTTTTCTATCTTTTTAGCAGCGTCATTCGTAGTGGCGCTCTTAATTCCACTTCCACCATTTATACTTGATATCATTATCGTTTTTCTACTAAGTATGTCAGTGCTTATTTATATGCGAGCGACAAGTATTAACGAGTGGGATGAATTAAAGTCATTTCCAACGATGTTGTTATTAATCGGGATTTTCCGCGTATCGATTAACGTTTCGACGACGCGAGCGATTTTGACAGATGGAAATGCAGGTCATGTTATTGAAGAGTTCGGCCAGTTCGTAATTGGCGGAAACTTATTAATTGGTATCGTTATTTTTACAGTATTAATCATATTCCAGTTTATTGTTGCAAACGGTGCGTCTCGTACAGCTGAAGTAGCAGCTCGTTTTACACTTGATTCTTTACCAGGGAAACAAATGTCTATCGATGCTGATTTAAACCAGCGTATTATTTCAGAAAAAGATGCACAAGCAAAACGAAAAAAATTAAATATGGAAACAGAGTTTTATGGGGCGATGGATGGTGCCGGAAAGTTCATTAAAGGGGACGTTATTTTCGGGATTGTCATTTTATTCGTAAACATTATTTTTGGCTTAATTGTCGGCATGATGCAGCAAGGCATGAGCTTTGGTGAAGCGGCTCTTCATTACACGCAGCTAACTGTCGGGGACGGAATCGTAAACCAAATTGGATCGCTTATGCTTGCGATTTCAACTGGTATTATCGTAACTCGTGTATTTGACGGTTCACCGGATACAGTAACAGAAGGTATCTTTAAAGAGTTATTAGCGCATGAAGTCGTTGTATATGCGCTCGGTGGTTTATTTATCGCAATGGGTATTTTTACTCCGCTACCGTTTCTACCATTCGCACTCGTTGGCGGAACAATTATCTTCTTAGGCATTCGTAATAAAAATCGAATAAAGAAAGAAAAAGAAGACGAGCTTCAAAAAGAAATAGAAATGATTCAAGGCGAAGATGAACAACTGCAACAAGTAGAAGATTCATTTGGAGTATTTACGGATAAATATCCAATTATAGTAGAACTCGGTTTAGATTTAGCAGCACTTGTAAAGCAAAAAATTAACGGGGAAACAGCGCGTGATAAAGTTGTTCTTATGAGGAAGTCAATTATTACTGACCTTGGTATTAACGTTCCTGGAATTAACTTTAAAGATAATACGAGTTTTAGACCACGCGGACGTTACATTATTCGAATTAAAGGTGCGAAGGCGGCTGAAGGTGTTTTAAAATCAGGTTATTTATTAGCACTGAAAACACCAAACGTAATGGCTGATTTAGATGCAGAGCCAGCGAAAGATCCAATTTTCGGTGAAGATGGATATTGGATTTTAGAGCATATGGTGCAAGATGCACAAATGAAAGGCTATCAAGTGTTAGAGCCACTTAGCATATTAATTACACATTTAGATGTTGTCGTTAGACGTAATCTTCATGAATTAATTCAGCGCCAACATGTAAAAGACTTAATTAACTCGCTTGAAAATGATAATGGCGTTCTATTAGAAGAGATTAAGAAAAAAGAAATTGATTTATCACTCGTTCAAAATGTTATTAAACAACTTCTAAAAGAAGGTATTTCTATTCGTGATTTACCAACAATTATTGAAGGTATTATTGACGGCAAAGAAATTTATCAAAACCACGTGGATGGTGTAACATCATTTGTTCGTGAATGTATTTCAAAAGTTATTTGTGAAAATGCGAAAAATCCAGACGGAAAAATATATGCAGCGCTCTTCTCTGATTCAATTGAGTTAGATGCTGATGTTGTGAATAATTCATATCAAGGTTACTTATTAAACTGGGATTTAGATTTAGAAACACGTGTCGTTGAGCAAGTGCAGCGCGTCTTTAAACAAGCACGTTTAATGGGAAGAGAACCAGTGTTATTAACACGTAGAAAAGATTTTAGATTTGCGATTGTAAGACTGCTAGAACGTTATCAAGTGGAAGCACAAGTACTTTGTATTAGCGAATTAGCACCAGAAATTGTTGTGGATCAAATTGCCTATATTGAATAG
- a CDS encoding AzlC family ABC transporter permease produces MSKAQAHVALQSDDTFQQGVKDCLPTVFGYLSIGIAAGVIAKTAGFSIIEIAFMSTLIYAGSAQFILAGMYAAGAPASAIIFTVFFVNLRHLLMSAALAPYFTKIPLFKNLLIGSQITDETFGVAVQHAAQKGYLGERWMIGLNVTAYLNWILATIIGGLFGEWIPDPHTYGMDYALPAMFIGLFVLQLISSKPKLAIHLSVAIVAIIIAYVSHLFMPDSIAVIIATLLAATIGVVIEKWK; encoded by the coding sequence ATGAGTAAAGCTCAGGCACATGTAGCTTTGCAGAGCGATGATACATTTCAGCAAGGAGTAAAAGATTGTTTACCAACTGTATTTGGTTACTTGAGCATCGGTATAGCAGCTGGTGTAATTGCAAAAACAGCAGGTTTTTCTATCATTGAAATTGCATTTATGTCCACTTTAATTTATGCAGGTTCTGCCCAATTTATATTAGCTGGTATGTATGCAGCCGGTGCTCCTGCTTCCGCAATTATTTTTACTGTATTTTTTGTTAACTTGCGCCACCTTCTTATGAGTGCTGCACTTGCACCGTACTTTACGAAAATTCCTCTATTTAAAAACTTACTAATCGGTTCGCAAATTACAGATGAAACTTTCGGCGTTGCAGTGCAGCATGCAGCGCAAAAAGGATATTTAGGTGAAAGATGGATGATTGGGCTTAACGTAACAGCGTATTTAAATTGGATACTTGCTACTATTATTGGTGGGCTATTTGGTGAGTGGATACCAGATCCACATACATACGGGATGGATTATGCATTACCAGCGATGTTTATCGGATTATTTGTACTTCAGCTCATAAGTAGTAAACCAAAGCTAGCAATTCATTTAAGTGTTGCAATTGTAGCGATTATTATCGCATACGTTTCACACCTATTTATGCCAGATAGTATAGCAGTTATTATCGCAACATTACTAGCTGCGACGATTGGAGTGGTGATTGAAAAATGGAAATGA
- the flhF gene encoding flagellar biosynthesis protein FlhF, producing MESTEKKEALMRIKAASKNELYRKLFDQYGTDYYYVVDESVKRNIPFFWKKDYEMLVAFPEEKQEEVNEGTAQFHEQLMDVVNDPSEQIVKANGIQSVLHNLENVTTSMSYAAMQTGNSEEWARKKEKLLKLFEKGIVVVKPMKETEVTKKKKVVKQVVPVKKEEVAPKKENQESVPFIIQKVIRMLEQNDVEQYFIHAYAEKLKIKFENATMITEEEVIRYILEDMKSHFNTENVFEKEVQTIALIGPTGVGKTTTLAKMAWQFHGKKKTVGFITTDHSRIGTVQQLQDNVKTIGSEVIAVRDEAAMTRALTYFKEEARVDYILIDTAGKNYRTSETVEEMIETMGQVEPDYICLTLSASMKSKDMIEIITNFKDIHIDGIVFTKFDETASSGELLKIPAVSSAPIVLMTDGQDIKKNIHIATAEHLAKQMLQTS from the coding sequence ATGGAAAGTACAGAAAAGAAAGAAGCGTTAATGCGAATAAAAGCAGCTTCGAAAAATGAATTGTATCGAAAATTATTTGACCAATATGGTACAGATTATTATTATGTTGTCGATGAAAGTGTAAAACGAAATATACCGTTTTTTTGGAAAAAGGATTATGAAATGTTAGTTGCTTTTCCAGAAGAAAAACAGGAAGAAGTGAATGAAGGTACAGCTCAATTTCATGAACAGTTAATGGATGTTGTGAATGATCCTTCAGAACAAATTGTGAAGGCGAATGGAATTCAATCAGTACTGCACAATTTAGAAAACGTAACGACTTCTATGTCATACGCGGCGATGCAAACAGGAAATAGTGAAGAATGGGCAAGAAAAAAAGAGAAACTATTAAAGCTGTTTGAAAAAGGAATCGTCGTTGTGAAACCGATGAAAGAAACGGAAGTAACGAAAAAGAAAAAAGTTGTGAAACAAGTCGTTCCAGTAAAGAAAGAAGAAGTAGCTCCAAAGAAAGAAAATCAAGAATCTGTACCGTTTATTATTCAAAAAGTAATTCGGATGCTAGAACAAAACGATGTGGAACAATATTTCATTCATGCATATGCTGAAAAGTTAAAAATAAAGTTTGAAAATGCAACGATGATTACGGAAGAAGAAGTTATCAGGTACATATTGGAAGATATGAAATCTCATTTTAATACGGAAAACGTCTTTGAAAAAGAAGTACAAACAATTGCATTAATAGGTCCAACTGGCGTTGGTAAAACGACGACACTTGCGAAAATGGCATGGCAATTTCACGGTAAGAAAAAAACAGTTGGTTTTATAACGACCGATCATTCGCGCATAGGGACAGTGCAGCAATTGCAAGATAACGTAAAGACAATTGGATCTGAAGTAATTGCTGTGCGTGATGAAGCTGCAATGACAAGAGCGCTTACGTATTTTAAAGAAGAAGCACGCGTCGATTATATTTTAATTGATACAGCCGGAAAAAATTACCGTACGTCAGAAACAGTGGAAGAAATGATTGAAACGATGGGACAAGTAGAACCAGATTATATTTGTTTAACGTTATCAGCTTCTATGAAAAGTAAAGATATGATTGAAATCATTACAAACTTTAAAGATATTCATATAGATGGTATTGTGTTTACGAAATTTGATGAAACAGCAAGTAGTGGCGAATTGTTGAAAATTCCAGCAGTATCATCAGCTCCTATTGTATTAATGACAGATGGCCAAGACATAAAGAAAAATATACATATCGCTACAGCTGAACATTTAGCAAAACAAATGTTACAAACATCGTAG
- a CDS encoding AzlD domain-containing protein, translated as MEMRLDVLLLLLAAGAVTLVPRILPLLVFSKLQIPDWGLKWLNYIPIAILAALLAQVLFMHETMQWDYLIAAIPTFLVAIYTRSLLGTVLTGVVVIILLRFLF; from the coding sequence ATGGAAATGAGATTAGATGTATTATTACTTTTACTAGCAGCAGGAGCTGTTACACTCGTGCCACGTATTTTACCTCTACTCGTATTTAGTAAACTACAAATTCCAGACTGGGGTTTAAAATGGTTAAATTACATACCAATTGCGATATTAGCAGCACTTTTAGCACAAGTTTTATTTATGCATGAGACGATGCAGTGGGATTATCTTATTGCAGCAATTCCAACATTTCTTGTAGCGATATATACTCGTAGTTTATTAGGTACAGTATTAACGGGAGTGGTTGTGATTATTTTGTTACGTTTCCTTTTCTAA
- a CDS encoding alanyl-tRNA editing protein, with the protein MATALYLEDAYKTSCETEVIRVEGNKVFVKETIFYPTGGGQECDTGVIVQNGSVFEVEKVKKEQGEIVHYIKDEAQVKLGPVKLEINWERRHNLMRHHSLLHLIGAVVYEKYGALCTGNQIYPDKARIDFNELQELSSVEVEEIVEEVNKLIKQNKEISTRYMSREEAENAVGMIKTAINLLPTTIQEIRIVTIENLDEQACGGTHVKNTSEIGTLVIDKVKSKGKQNRRFEVRAI; encoded by the coding sequence ATGGCAACGGCATTATATTTAGAAGATGCATACAAAACGAGTTGCGAAACAGAAGTGATAAGAGTAGAAGGGAATAAAGTATTTGTAAAAGAAACAATTTTCTATCCAACTGGTGGAGGACAGGAATGTGATACGGGTGTCATTGTACAAAATGGGTCTGTATTTGAAGTTGAAAAAGTAAAGAAGGAGCAAGGAGAAATAGTTCACTATATAAAAGACGAAGCACAAGTAAAGTTAGGTCCAGTTAAATTAGAGATAAATTGGGAAAGACGTCATAATTTAATGCGTCATCACTCTTTACTGCATCTTATCGGAGCTGTTGTTTATGAAAAGTATGGAGCTCTATGCACCGGAAATCAAATTTATCCTGATAAAGCACGTATCGATTTTAATGAGTTACAAGAGTTATCGAGCGTGGAAGTAGAAGAAATTGTTGAGGAAGTGAATAAACTTATTAAGCAAAATAAAGAAATTTCCACTCGTTATATGAGCCGCGAAGAAGCAGAAAATGCTGTAGGAATGATTAAAACAGCAATAAATCTCCTGCCAACTACCATCCAAGAAATCCGCATTGTTACAATTGAAAATTTAGACGAACAAGCTTGTGGAGGCACACATGTGAAAAATACGAGTGAAATAGGAACACTTGTTATTGATAAAGTAAAAAGTAAAGGGAAGCAAAATCGTCGTTTTGAAGTAAGGGCGATTTAG
- a CDS encoding TrmB family transcriptional regulator codes for MDEIIKELQKLGFSQYECKAYIGLLKHSPVTGYEVSKQTGVPRSMIYEVLGKLMDKGAVHIVPSEPVKYVPVPATELMNRMRKDFEKSFEFLDQKLNCLEQERQIDVISHIRSNDRVLKEICNIISRAKEELWVSLWEDQVHEIEPYIHQKEEEGVHIFSILFGAPETKIGATFHHNYMTPHVVEKRMGGHLTVIARDGEEVLIAKFSNDSTSWAVTTYDPALVLVATEYVRHDIMVEEITKEFGADKLDTLWRENIDLVHVVTGKRTLEGMEDDKDE; via the coding sequence ATGGATGAAATTATAAAGGAATTACAAAAGTTAGGATTTTCCCAATATGAATGTAAAGCGTATATTGGACTACTAAAACATTCCCCAGTAACAGGCTATGAAGTGAGTAAACAAACAGGAGTACCTCGTTCTATGATTTACGAGGTACTCGGTAAGTTAATGGATAAAGGAGCGGTGCATATTGTACCTTCTGAACCAGTTAAATATGTACCAGTACCAGCTACCGAATTAATGAATCGAATGCGAAAAGACTTTGAAAAGTCCTTTGAGTTTTTAGACCAGAAATTAAATTGTTTAGAACAAGAGAGACAAATAGATGTAATTTCGCATATTCGTTCAAATGATCGTGTTTTGAAAGAAATATGCAATATAATTAGTAGAGCTAAGGAAGAGTTATGGGTTTCTTTATGGGAAGATCAAGTGCATGAAATTGAACCATACATTCATCAAAAGGAAGAGGAAGGCGTACATATATTTTCAATCTTATTTGGAGCTCCAGAAACAAAAATAGGAGCGACATTTCACCATAATTATATGACGCCCCACGTTGTTGAAAAGAGAATGGGTGGTCATTTAACTGTTATTGCTCGTGATGGAGAGGAAGTATTAATTGCGAAATTCTCAAATGATAGCACTTCATGGGCCGTTACAACGTATGACCCAGCGCTAGTTCTCGTTGCTACAGAGTATGTGCGGCACGATATTATGGTTGAAGAAATTACGAAGGAATTTGGAGCTGATAAGTTAGATACGTTATGGCGTGAAAATATAGATCTAGTTCATGTCGTAACAGGAAAACGAACTTTAGAAGGAATGGAGGATGATAAGGATGAGTAA
- a CDS encoding H-type small acid-soluble spore protein has translation MNIQRAIELSMSAEQANVNFQGMPVMIQHVDESNETARIYEVKNPGRELTVPVNSLEEI, from the coding sequence ATGAATATACAACGTGCAATAGAGCTTTCTATGTCAGCAGAACAAGCCAATGTCAATTTTCAAGGCATGCCTGTTATGATTCAACACGTCGATGAAAGCAATGAAACCGCCCGCATATATGAAGTAAAAAACCCAGGACGCGAATTAACTGTTCCAGTTAATAGCTTAGAGGAAATATAA
- a CDS encoding antibiotic biosynthesis monooxygenase family protein, with amino-acid sequence MENASQKASHYYAVIFTSNLSNDTTDYNTVAEEMEELAKQQPGFLGVESARGNSGLGITISYWESLDAIENWKKNALHKEAKKRGREQWYENFHLRICLVEKEFKSQRGTI; translated from the coding sequence ATGGAAAATGCTTCACAAAAGGCGAGTCATTATTATGCGGTGATATTCACTTCTAATTTATCAAATGATACAACTGACTATAATACCGTTGCCGAAGAAATGGAGGAACTCGCAAAGCAACAACCTGGATTTTTAGGTGTAGAAAGTGCACGAGGTAATTCTGGGCTCGGAATAACAATTTCTTATTGGGAATCACTTGATGCAATTGAAAATTGGAAAAAGAACGCCTTACATAAAGAAGCGAAAAAAAGAGGTCGTGAGCAATGGTATGAAAACTTCCACCTGCGTATTTGCCTTGTTGAGAAAGAATTTAAGTCTCAAAGAGGCACAATATAA
- a CDS encoding dienelactone hydrolase family protein, which translates to MKEKLALVIVHEIYGVNDHMHHVAQHFTSSHIDVFCPNLLHLQHAFHYRDEEKAYEHFVNHIGFDYGKKQIEEFISHLSSSYTHIGLIGFSVGATISWLCSNNPKINFIIGCYGSRIRDYVHIKPTCATLLIFPEKEASFSVSSFIHTLQQQNNPLLEIKQLHGEHGFLNPYTKKYNGHSTKQAYNVIDSFLVKNTLIKEM; encoded by the coding sequence ATGAAGGAAAAATTAGCTCTCGTTATTGTTCATGAAATATATGGTGTGAACGACCATATGCATCACGTTGCCCAGCACTTTACTTCATCTCATATAGACGTATTCTGTCCTAATCTTCTACACTTACAACATGCATTTCATTATCGTGATGAAGAAAAGGCATATGAACATTTTGTAAATCATATTGGATTTGATTATGGAAAAAAGCAAATTGAAGAATTCATTTCTCATCTTTCTAGTAGTTATACACATATTGGACTTATCGGCTTTAGTGTTGGAGCTACCATCTCATGGCTATGTAGTAACAATCCGAAAATAAATTTTATTATCGGATGTTACGGTTCTCGTATACGCGACTATGTTCACATAAAGCCTACATGCGCTACACTACTTATATTCCCTGAAAAAGAAGCTAGTTTTTCAGTATCCTCTTTCATTCACACATTGCAGCAACAAAATAATCCTTTATTAGAAATAAAACAACTACACGGTGAACATGGATTTCTAAATCCGTATACTAAAAAATATAACGGACACTCTACAAAACAAGCATATAATGTAATAGATTCATTTCTTGTAAAAAACACTCTTATAAAGGAGATGTAA